A window of the Lolium perenne isolate Kyuss_39 chromosome 7, Kyuss_2.0, whole genome shotgun sequence genome harbors these coding sequences:
- the LOC127316936 gene encoding uncharacterized protein — protein sequence MENRGTGGTHCAGNRDYTRFKGKKVAEAPPGVVLHDAQIYDMMRTKQKPNPALPQPQYYGNAKAAKEDYCDMVKSRHPEVDDPLTIPVDEESLVLSGHGRPHGRFPWMNKAVKPTHSTSYTRLKHTLTADSPQPRPRPARPPAYDPDFEAAFEACNEAYQQAAAQWNRQNTAYMTYISEMMISMSTGTPPPARVTVAGDMPIMPSRAAFAATYYGSTPEVSSLPNR from the exons atggagaaccgaggcaccggtggcacacactgcgcgggaaaccgcgactacacccgcttcaaggggaaaaag gtggccgaggcaccacctggggtggtgcttcatgatgcccagatatatgacatgatgcggacgaagcagaagcccaatcccgcattgcctcagccacagtactacggcaatgccaaggccgccaaggaggactactgcgacatggtcaagtctcgtcaccccgaggtggatgaccccttgaccattccggtcgacgaggagtcgttggtcctgtcggggcacgggcgtccgcatggccgtttcccttggatgaataaggcggtcaagcctacccactccacgagctacacgcgcctcaagcataccctcaccgccgacagcccccagcctcgtccacggcctgctcgtccacccgcctacgat cctgacttcgaggcggccttcgaagcctgcaatgaagcgtatcagcaggccgctgcccagtggaataGGCAGAATACGGCCTATATGACGTATATATCA gaaatgatgatctctatgtctactggtacaccgccaccggctcgagttaccgtggcgggggacatgcctatcatgccatcgagggcagctttcgctgcaacttactacggatccacaccggaggtaagttcattgccaaaccggtag